Part of the Coregonus clupeaformis isolate EN_2021a chromosome 31, ASM2061545v1, whole genome shotgun sequence genome, atttttagacaggtgtagacaatTAAAAGACAAATTGTGATCAGATCTTTCTGACCACCTCTGGAGGAAGCCATTTGTATGTGGATATCTTAAGAGTGTAAACAGATCTGGATGGTCAAACTATTTAAATCCTCATTATACTGCCCTGTAAAATAattgacaggtggcaccattgacttatAAATTCATATTACTTTGGAAGAATATCtgtcaaataatttgcatacaAGGAGGGACAAGGAAATCTGGTTACAATGCAGACACAGTGGACAGAAAAGAGACACCTTTTAATTACCAAGTGTAGACCCGACAAACCTTGATAAGATAGTGATTGGATCATCTTGATCAGATCACAAAACACACGTTAGCACAAGGTATAAACGGGGCGTTGGAGTTAAAGTTGGAAAATACCAAAGTTGGAAAATACCATTGTTTAGGACAATTTACTAATTATAAATAACAGTAGCTAGTTACCTCCTCAACATCATTGTGCATGAGGTGTATTGTATATGACATTCTTTGCAGCCTCCTCACACTGATCCAGCTGCCATTAGATCTCCTGTGGGGAGAGCGTGGAGGCTTGAGCCGGACCACAATGCCTTTCTCCATCACATGAAGTTTCATAGTCGGTGGGCTGACAGAGGCTGCAATATACAGAGGCCAAACCACGCTGTCTAGTAACAACAGCTCTGAAAATGTAAATCCTTGTTTGCATAAAACACTTCTGATTACCCATATACCATGGATAGTAATGAGAAGCACTTACTCTCCCACTTGGGGTTGAATCTGGCGGTTAGGACCCATGGTGACTGGGTCCCTGAGTGGGCTGCGTGGACCCTGGCGTAGTACCATTCTCTGGGGTCGGACATCTCCTGGCTCAGGTCACAGAGCAGCCGGCTGATGCCATGGCACTTCTCTGCATTGGTCCACTGCTTCTCCCCATATctgaggtggggagggaggagaaatgAAAGGAATAATCTGAGCATGTATTcataaaactgatcctagatcagcaccccTACTCAAAGACGCTTTACGAATACAGGCCCAGAAATATAAATTGAAACAAAGTATGATAGGTGCATGTCACGTCTTGATACATGCACGTCTTTTCACCTGTGTTTTACTTGTAAAATGTACAGAATTTAATAAGAAAATATACTGAAAAGTATTTCTCATTTGTTTGAACAGAAAATGAACAACAACTCCTGAATTGCAATCAGCACATGCCTAGCTCATTGTTCTACATTACTTTGAGCTATAGGATGATATAGTAACCATATTTGTGTTCATATAGTAGCCTACGTCAGATCCACATAGCTTTGACTCAAACAGTTTTGATACTCACACTTTCCACTGGACAAAGTATTGTTGGTCGTTGGTAGAGTTGGCATGTTGCTTCCAATGCAAGACATTTCTGTAGTCTAGGGAGTGGAATTTCACCTCCTGTGGGGCGAAGACATCTAGAGGATTTTCTTTGCCTGAAATGGACACCAGTGTCATACAGCAATACATTTTCTCCTAATTGGAAGAGAGATACACATTGCAGGCATTTGATATTATAACCATGCACATGCATCATGTTGAATATGAAGACGGGACTTACTCTCTGAGCAGCGACTGAGGGAGCTGTAGCACAGCAGTAGAGTGGGGACAAGGAGGGATGCCATGTTAGCTGTAGCGAGGTATTATGACATACAGACCTGGCTCAGCTCTGTGCCCTTTTTAATCAACAACAGTTCCCTTTTTTAACTTCCATGAGAGGCATAGTTAACTTGTTTGTGACGACATAGCACGTTTTCCCTGTAATATAGATGATATGTAGGTTTTATGACCTGATCTGGCTCAGCTCTGTGCCCTTTTCAACTATGCCTCTCATGGAAGTTAAAAGAGGGAACAAGTGTTTGTGACGACATGGCACATATGGTAATATAGATGAACAAGCAGAAAATTGTAAAGGCAACAAATGTAGatcatattttggttgaacacTTATGAAGATGGATAGAGAAAAAACTTAGTGCTAATATAAATGTGCAATATTAATGTCTGTACCCGCTACTGCACTATACTATgtttatactactgcactgtcaGATAATACAATTAATTGAATTATGGAACTGGTGCCATAAAGTTATATGTGAAGTTAAGACATTTATTAGGACCAATGTGAGTGGGCAAATCACACCTGTGCACGAAAACAAGATAATATTATGCTGGCATGAACACTAACATGTGTTAGTGTAGAGGTGTGCAGCAGTCATGGGTTCAGGTGTGTGGGTGGATGTTGGCttgaggtgtgtgtgggtgttgggTATTGTGTGAACACAGGGTCTGGAACAGATAAAAAGCTGACCTTTACCATACTTCCTCAATCCACACTTACTTCAACTTTGTAGTAATTGCCATTTATGGTAATTTGTCCATACCTGTGACAAGGCATAAATTAATGAACCCCAATGACCTTCAGAGTCAAAGTAGGCTTTGCAGTTGATCAAAACGTACTACCTATTGCATTTAGAAAGTGCATTATCGTAAAAAATAAAAGTTATTCTACATAAGATATTCTATGATTCACTTTATATAAATAAAAGTATATTCTATACCATTTTGTTCTATactaaacaaaaaaataaacgcaacatgcaacaatttcaaagattttactgagttacagttcataaggaaatcagtcaatttaaataaattcataaggccctaatctatggatttcacatgactggtaatatagatatgcatctgttggtcacagataccttttttaaaaaaggtaggggcgtggatcagaaaaccagtcagtatctggcgtgaccaccatttgccacaTGCAGCGCAACACTTtgagttgatcaggttgttgattgtggcctgtggaatgttgtcccactcctcttcaatggctgtgcaaagttgctggattttggcggggactggaacacactgtcgttcacgttgatccagagcatcccaaacatgcccaatgggtgacatgtctggtgagtatgccagcttccaggaattgtgtacagatccttgtgacatggggctgtgcattatcatgctgaaacatgaggtgatggcggcggatgaatggcacgacaatgggcctcaggatctcatcacggtatctctgtgcattcgaattgccatcgataaaatgcaattgtgttcgttgtccgtagcttatgcctgcccataccataacctcgccgccaccatggggcactctgttcacaacgttgacatcagcaaaccgctcgcccacacaacaccatacacgctgtctgccctctgcctggtacagttgaaaccgggattcatccgtgaagagcgcacttctccagcatgccagtggccatcgaaggtgagcattttcccactgaagtcgattACGAcgtcaaactgcagtcaggtcaagacgagcacacagatgagcttccctgagacggtttctgacagtgtgTGTAAacattattcggttgtgcaaaccgagtttcatcagctatccgggtggttggtctcagacgatcccgcaggtgaagaagccggatgtggaggtcctgggctggcgtggttacacgtggtctgcggttgtgaggccggttggacgtactgccaaattctctaaaacgacggtggcctatggtagagaaattgacattaaattatctggcaacagctcggtggacattcctgcagtcagcatgccaattgcacactccctcaaaacttgggaCATCTGtagtattgtgttgtgtgttaaaactacacattttagagtggccttttattgtccccagcacaaggtgcacctgtgtaatgatcatgctgtttaatcagtttcttgatatgccacacctgtcaggtggatggattatgttggcaaatgctcactaacagggatgtaaacagatttgtgcacaacattttgaacatttctgggatcttttatttcagctcatgaaacatgggaccaacactttacatgttgcgcttatatttttgttcagtatatattatgAATATCCTTGAGTGAAAACAATGGTGATTTAGAAGTTTTCTCAAGAAGAAGCAAATAATGTGCAGGCATACAAAGGGTTAAGAAGAGTGTTTTTGTTAAAGAATCCTGACAACCTTTGACCTGGTTGCCTTGGAGCCATTTTGGGGCGTCTCCAGCTGTTCTATCCCATCACTGTTTCACGGCggccctcctttctcctcctgttGATTTACACCTGCTCCCCGTGAGAGCCAGGCTTTTGTAATGGCCCTGAGGCACCCACTTCACATCCATTCTCAGAGCTAGAACAATGGGAATATCTGATTTACTTTTCACTGGTAGTAATTAAAGGCAGAGGAATTGGCTCCTTTTACTTGAAACTAGTCTAAGGGCCTCTTCCCGATGCACAGTCTGCCCATGCCATTTAGAGGAACGAGCGGGTAGTGATTGCTTAAAATGTCAAACGAAAGCAAACAGACATCCGGCGTTTCTTCCTTATTTACTAGTAGTAGTACCTTTGTGAGGTTGCTTTTCAATAACAGCAGTTAAGCTCTTTCCTGTTAAGGTCTGCTCCAATATTCATTCAATACTACTTGTTTGGCTTTGCTGAAATATCTACTTCCCTTCCTCCATATTAGAATTTCATTGACATGAAATAGAATTTCACTGACATGAAAATGTCCTTCAGACATCCCTGCAAGCATAATTTGTTTGCTCTTTCAAATTTGTATTTAGTAACATAGTAATTACAAAAATCAATgtaattataatatatatatatatatacacatacatacatacataccacacacacccgttcaaaagtttggggttgaCAGCTGCATACAAGGCGTTTGGACGGTAAGATGaactcaatatcgccatctgccggCCTTTGGGCACCAGAAATTACAGCAAGGCAAGCTAGGCATCAGAAATTACAGCaacaaaataaattatcatcaCCATAGCAATCCCCTTGCATTGGTATAACTTGTTCATCTGAATATAATAGGACATGTTCCTAGTAATATTTTGGAACATTGTACATGCATGACAGCCATGTAAAAACTGCAAATACAACAAATATACACAGCACAAGACAAAAGACAATAACCTAATGAATATATTAATTCTGCTCTCCCAACCCTTATTCTCTTGTTACCTTAGTAAACATTCATGTCACTCAAGAAGGCACAGTAAAAGAATGGAGAAGAGGAACTATATATATTTTGCTATAGGAAATGTCTTAATTTGGCCTAATGAAATTCAACATTACAATGGGGCATGTAGGTCAGGAATGAGGGCATATCTTTTTGACACTAGTTCCTAGAATGCAATAACACAGTGTACCACTTGGGTTTTACATAGTCTATCCCTGGTTCCCCTGAGTTGGCAACAGTCCCATAGACTACCCAAATAGTGAGAGGAACAGGGAAATTATTGGTAGCTGACTGAGCATGTGCAAAGACAAATGTGTTAGTTTTTCATGATCGTGTTTTTAAGTCACTTTTCTTAAATTGCTTGTAAATAGTGTTTTTATAGCTTTGGAATTGTAAATGTGTATGATTGCGTGCAAGGCACCCTTGTAAATGAggccttggtctcaatgggatttccctgtttaaatacatttacaaaatATTACCATCCTTTCTCTTGAGAGAAACTCAGATCTCAGATCTTGTATCCCGTAACAGTGTCCCCAGGACTCATCTCCTCTATCACAGGTCTATGGGGGCAGTCATAGTCCGACAGCTCAGAGAAGTCCCTCTTCACCTCCAGTCCCAACCCTCTCGTTACCTCCAGTGAAGAGCCTGACCCCTCGTTGGGCGACATGACGTCCCCACCGCTCCACTCCTGGTCCTTCAGTCCAATGGGGAGGCGGAGGACCTCTTCCTGGGGGGTACTGATGACTGTGAGGGTCTCATCTGGCAAAAAATCCACGGGGGTCTGCAGGAGGGGGGAGCCACCTGTTTGTACCTCACTCAGAATGGCTCTCTCAGGGTGCATAAGGGACACACCTGAACCCATATGTGACAGCATGGAAGCCTACCAGAGAAGGAGAATATTCAACATTCAGTGAAACATTCTGTGGGTGAAATATGTTTTTAATGTACTATTGTTTTGACAGTGTTTGCAGGAAGTAGCATATCAATAGTTTAATAACTCCAACAGGAACATGACACTCATCATTTCTACAATGTACCAACAAGTGCTCTCCTGAAACCATCTCTACATGACTATAATCTAGTCTATATGGAGTAGCTTTATGAATAAATCCACTGCAGTGCAGGCCAAACAGTTGAAAGGCTGAACACACCAAAGACTTTGTTTGAGGGAATGAGCCAGTTGTCCGTTTACTGTATATCAGCCACACGATGAACACAATCACAACCATGACAACGATAGGGATCACAATGTAGAGGGCAGTGTAGCTAGGACCTACAGGGGACAAATCCAGCAGTTAGACTGACAGTCAAACTGATTTCACATACAAAACTGTACAGCATCCTAATTGAGCATTTGATGACAAAATCAGTCATAGTATGACAATAGACAGGTATAACTTTCAAAGCACGTATCAGATATTAGCAGATGTGGTTTATCAAATGATTACAGACAATATTTGCTAAACAATAACAGACGCACTGAGACCTAATGTCACTTTGACATTTCCATGTGAGAAATTAAAAGTCTTACCGGAATCCCCATGCTTCTCCTCAATGCATATGTTCTGGTGAGCTGAAACAGGAACATTCTTCATTTTTCCTTTTATCTTGATGCAGTGCCTGTCCATCTctccatcgactggtatttcagCCTCACACACATGGTGTTGCTTGTAGGAGCAGGTAAAGCTATGTTGTTTCTGGGGAAATAAAAAAAGGAatatatttaggctatattataaCAACGTTCGTAAAAATAACTAAATATGCAAATGTTTATATTTGAAGGATATAAATGTGTTTCCTTTTGAAAAATAAAGCTGCTTTGCTTGCAAGTGAAAACAATTCACAGCAAGTATACGCATGTGAAAAATCTGAGCTTCTACAAGTGTTCCCCAGTCATTTCTAAGTCATAATTTTCTGTCAGTTCTTACCAAGTGATATTCTGTGATAACCATGTAATCAAATTCCTTATGATCCGGTCTTTCATATTTGATGATGGCATGTTTGTAGATGTGAAACGGGTGAATGAATTGAACTTTTATCATTTTATCAAATACAGCTGAGATGTTGACAGGTGGGAAATCCAATGAgcctaaaaaaaacacacaaaagacCATTACTTCGTGCAAATCTGAGGTCA contains:
- the il22ra2 gene encoding interleukin-22 receptor subunit alpha-2 isoform X1 — translated: MAILSSSYRPNALYAAVNPKLLNGCVCSLSRCSESKENPLDVFAPQEVKFHSLDYRNVLHWKQHANSTNDQQYFVQWKVYGEKQWTNAEKCHGISRLLCDLSQEMSDPREWYYARVHAAHSGTQSPWVLTARFNPKWETSVSPPTMKLHVMEKGIVVRLKPPRSPHRRSNGSWISVRRLQRMSYTIHLMHNDVEEETFEMEGCAKKLLISDLSPGTTYCLTAESRLHLLDRRSTRSPRACITTL
- the il22ra2 gene encoding interleukin-22 receptor subunit alpha-2 isoform X3, whose translation is MASLLVPTLLLCYSSLSRCSESKENPLDVFAPQEVKFHSLDYRNVLHWKQHANSTNDQQYFVQWKVYGEKQWTNAEKCHGISRLLCDLSQEMSDPREWYYARVHAAHSGTQSPWVLTARFNPKWETSVSPPTMKLHVMEKGIVVRLKPPRSPHRRSNGSWISVRRLQRMSYTIHLMHNDVEEETFEMEGCAKKLLISDLSPGTTYCLTAESRLHLLDRRSTRSPRACITTL
- the LOC121547629 gene encoding LOW QUALITY PROTEIN: interferon gamma receptor 1-like (The sequence of the model RefSeq protein was modified relative to this genomic sequence to represent the inferred CDS: deleted 2 bases in 1 codon) — encoded protein: MGIQIHFISFYICIDSTKFKMVGVRIVRIILILVLYQHVVSYVPPPVNVRLICHNFHNVIYWNYSEPSLQPQFNVEMRRIHSGAALVCSNTSLYHCDVSSFTKVIEEGYRFILTAVVGQNTNSSEISFTYDDIVKSDLVDVQCSLDFPPVNISAVFDKMIKVQFIHPFHIYKHAIIKYERPDHKEFDYMVITEYHLKQHSFTCSYKQHHVCEAEIPVDGEMDRHCIKIKGKMKNVPVSAHQNICIEEKHGDSGPSYTALYIVIPIVVMVVIVFIVWLIYSKRTTGSFPQTKSLASMLSHMGSGVSLMHPERAILSEVQTGGSPLLQTPVDFLPDETLTVISTPQEEVLRLPIGLKDQEWSGGDVMSPNEGSGSSLEVTRGLGLEVKRDFSELSDYDCPHRPVIEEMSPGDTVTGYKI